A single genomic interval of Stieleria maiorica harbors:
- a CDS encoding Gfo/Idh/MocA family protein: protein MHPPAEKNSTDRRSFLKRGATASAVASVSAMTLPGRAEAAANSNERLRIGFIGPGGRGFGAHVKTLCGLHGEGRKIDLVGVAEVYETQRDMVADYIKDKTGTDPGRYVDYNDMIAKENLDAVCIGTPDHWHHKQIIDSLAAGLNVYCEKPMTKTVAEAFNVENKWRESGKVMQVGVQSTSLPVWNEIRALLQEGKLGKVLGFQTEYFRNSNVGQWRYYKLVEDMNPKKIDWQRWLGTNEELAPEMPFDRAVYKQWRRFWPFGSGMFTDLFVHRTTSMLKATGLRIPGRVVGAGGIFLEYDGRDVPDVATVAADFNEGVQGLITATMCNQESRVNQLIRGHYGTFELGNGEGFDGFDFVPERRQVTSQGDSAKRTFESERIATQPVKNTTKAHFENFLDACEAGEPELCNNPPDLGAAAMAVVNLGAQSYRNGEVYFVDSDSRDISTKDPGWAKKWEAKSKARELPNHIAGWKAGDFGSKLDEPEYMSLGGPWVDGKAPAGS from the coding sequence ATGCACCCACCCGCTGAAAAAAACAGTACCGACCGACGATCCTTTCTCAAACGCGGTGCCACCGCATCAGCCGTGGCGAGTGTCTCGGCGATGACGCTGCCCGGGCGTGCCGAAGCGGCCGCGAACTCGAATGAACGGCTGCGAATCGGATTCATCGGCCCCGGCGGACGCGGTTTCGGCGCCCACGTCAAGACGCTCTGTGGCCTGCACGGCGAAGGACGCAAGATCGATCTGGTCGGCGTCGCCGAGGTCTATGAAACGCAGCGCGACATGGTTGCCGATTACATCAAAGATAAAACAGGCACCGATCCGGGACGCTATGTCGATTACAACGACATGATCGCCAAAGAGAATCTGGATGCGGTCTGCATCGGCACTCCCGATCACTGGCACCACAAGCAGATCATCGATTCGCTCGCCGCGGGATTGAACGTCTACTGTGAAAAACCGATGACCAAAACGGTCGCCGAAGCCTTCAACGTCGAAAACAAGTGGCGTGAATCCGGCAAGGTCATGCAGGTCGGCGTCCAATCGACCAGTTTGCCGGTCTGGAACGAGATCCGAGCGTTGCTGCAGGAAGGGAAGCTCGGCAAGGTGCTCGGATTCCAAACCGAATACTTCCGCAACAGCAACGTCGGCCAATGGCGTTATTACAAGTTGGTCGAGGACATGAACCCCAAGAAGATCGATTGGCAACGCTGGCTGGGAACCAACGAAGAACTCGCCCCGGAAATGCCGTTCGACCGTGCGGTTTACAAGCAGTGGCGACGATTCTGGCCGTTCGGCAGCGGCATGTTCACTGATTTGTTCGTGCACCGGACGACGTCGATGTTGAAGGCGACCGGATTGCGGATCCCCGGACGCGTCGTCGGCGCCGGCGGGATTTTCCTGGAATATGACGGACGTGACGTGCCGGACGTTGCCACGGTCGCGGCCGACTTCAACGAAGGCGTCCAGGGACTGATCACCGCGACGATGTGCAACCAAGAATCGCGAGTCAATCAGTTGATCCGCGGTCACTACGGAACGTTCGAACTGGGCAACGGCGAAGGCTTTGACGGGTTCGACTTTGTGCCCGAGCGGCGCCAAGTCACCTCACAAGGCGATTCAGCCAAGCGGACCTTTGAAAGCGAGCGGATCGCGACGCAACCGGTCAAGAACACGACCAAGGCCCACTTCGAAAACTTCTTGGACGCCTGTGAAGCCGGCGAGCCCGAGTTGTGCAACAACCCGCCGGATTTGGGCGCCGCCGCGATGGCCGTGGTCAACCTGGGAGCCCAAAGCTATCGCAACGGCGAAGTCTACTTCGTCGATTCCGACAGCCGCGACATCAGCACCAAGGATCCAGGTTGGGCCAAGAAATGGGAAGCGAAGTCGAAGGCGCGTGAATTGCCCAATCACATCGCGGGCTGGAAAGCCGGTGATTTCGGCAGCAAGCTGGACGAGCCGGAGTACATGAGCCTGGGCGGCCCCTGGGTCGACGGCAAGGCCCCCGCCGGATCCTAG
- a CDS encoding gamma-glutamylcyclotransferase family protein, with amino-acid sequence MIDSVFVYGTLKRGQCRESCWPVRPLRVMPGWIRGTLYGREDYPALLPGEHRVVGELWVFDPGAIPRVLSVLDDIEGTDGNSADDLYHRHLVEVRNDAGELIATAYSYFYHRDPIADGFSIVPAPGGNQSWPVERSPRGE; translated from the coding sequence ATGATCGATTCGGTCTTTGTCTACGGAACGCTCAAGCGCGGACAATGTCGCGAGTCCTGTTGGCCGGTCCGGCCGTTGCGGGTGATGCCGGGTTGGATTCGCGGCACACTGTACGGGCGCGAGGACTATCCGGCGCTGTTGCCTGGTGAACATCGCGTGGTCGGCGAGCTTTGGGTGTTTGACCCCGGAGCCATACCCCGGGTGTTGTCGGTGCTGGACGATATCGAAGGGACCGACGGCAATTCGGCCGACGACCTCTACCATCGGCATCTGGTCGAGGTACGCAATGACGCCGGCGAATTGATCGCAACGGCATACAGCTACTTTTATCACCGCGATCCGATCGCAGATGGATTTTCGATCGTGCCGGCTCCCGGCGGCAATCAATCCTGGCCGGTGGAACGATCGCCGCGTGGTGAATGA
- a CDS encoding GntP family permease — MNIWLVVTLAVVVVLVSILVFRLHAFLTLLLAGLLVAGLTGPEMLQQYADAEVAENRWTPEAAVTFTHSSAASRVTNAFGSTAGKIGILIALASVIGGCLSESGAAATIVDRMLKLVGPRRSPEALAVSSFIIGIPVFFDTVFYLMVPLARSLRRAVGNDYVLFILSILAGGSIAHSLIPPTPGPLQVAEILNIDVGVMLGVGLVVGGMSSVLSLASARLINRCVEVPLRPIAGESDADDSTSSSDQQADVADHGATAETSADGRSPGFAESLLPILVPVILITIGSVLAYLIQSGAVRPNRVTDLLRLVGDKNIAIAIGLAFGMALMRYIDADRRRTLVGRSLASAGNIILITAAGGAFGAMLRQAGIASAVGSLVDANAGLMLLPLAFGVTAAIRTLQGSATVAMITSAGVLQGFAFAEDLPFHPVYLAMAIGAGSKPVSWMTDSAFWVITRMSGMTEAEGLKVISPMSIAMGVSALVVSVLMAWLFPGVG; from the coding sequence ATGAACATCTGGTTGGTCGTGACCCTTGCGGTCGTCGTCGTCTTGGTCAGCATTCTGGTGTTCCGATTGCACGCGTTTTTGACGCTCTTGCTGGCCGGATTGCTGGTCGCCGGTCTGACCGGGCCGGAAATGCTTCAGCAGTATGCCGACGCCGAAGTGGCAGAGAACAGATGGACCCCCGAAGCCGCTGTGACGTTCACGCACAGCAGCGCCGCGTCGCGCGTGACAAACGCGTTCGGTTCGACGGCTGGAAAAATTGGGATTTTAATTGCTCTGGCCAGCGTGATCGGCGGGTGTCTGTCCGAATCGGGCGCCGCAGCCACGATCGTCGATCGCATGTTGAAACTGGTCGGGCCCAGGCGATCACCCGAAGCCCTGGCGGTCAGTTCGTTCATCATCGGCATCCCGGTCTTTTTTGACACCGTGTTCTACCTGATGGTGCCGTTGGCCCGGTCGTTGCGCCGCGCCGTCGGCAACGACTATGTGCTGTTCATCTTGTCGATTCTGGCCGGCGGATCGATCGCGCACTCGCTTATCCCGCCGACGCCCGGGCCGCTTCAGGTCGCCGAGATCCTGAACATTGATGTGGGCGTGATGTTGGGCGTCGGGCTGGTTGTCGGTGGGATGAGCAGCGTGTTGTCACTGGCCTCGGCGCGTTTGATCAACCGTTGCGTCGAAGTGCCATTGCGCCCCATCGCCGGTGAATCAGACGCGGATGATTCAACCTCCTCCAGCGACCAGCAGGCGGACGTTGCCGATCACGGCGCCACCGCCGAAACGTCGGCCGACGGGCGGTCGCCCGGGTTCGCCGAATCGCTGCTGCCGATCCTGGTGCCCGTGATTTTGATCACGATCGGCAGCGTGTTGGCATACCTGATCCAATCAGGGGCGGTGCGGCCGAACCGGGTGACGGACTTGTTGCGGCTGGTGGGTGACAAGAACATTGCGATCGCGATCGGGCTGGCGTTCGGGATGGCGTTGATGCGGTACATCGATGCGGATCGGCGCAGGACGCTGGTCGGTCGTTCGCTGGCGTCAGCGGGTAATATTATTCTGATCACCGCCGCCGGTGGGGCCTTCGGCGCGATGTTGCGGCAGGCGGGGATCGCCAGCGCGGTCGGATCGCTGGTTGACGCCAATGCCGGACTGATGTTGTTGCCGCTGGCGTTCGGTGTGACCGCGGCCATCCGAACTCTGCAAGGGTCGGCGACGGTCGCCATGATCACTTCGGCAGGTGTCTTGCAGGGGTTCGCGTTTGCCGAGGACCTACCCTTCCACCCGGTCTATTTGGCGATGGCTATCGGGGCGGGCAGCAAACCGGTCTCGTGGATGACCGACAGCGCGTTTTGGGTGATCACGCGGATGAGCGGGATGACCGAAGCGGAGGGATTGAAAGTGATCTCGCCGATGAGCATCGCGATGGGGGTTTCGGCACTGGTCGTTAGCGTGCTGATGGCTTGGTTGTTCCCGGGGGTGGGGTGA
- the lysA gene encoding diaminopimelate decarboxylase, which produces MATLSTPTFSTSRHQIAGLSVAELAKQYGTPLYVYDLRLIEQRIADLSAFDVIRYAQKACGNIAILDRMRKHNVVVDAVSCGEIQRALAAGYSPQGHEIVYTADIFDAAALDLIVQHKLHVNCGSPDMISQLGERLPGADVTLRINPGFGHGHSQKTNTGGQQSKHGIWHTQIDDCLRRADQHGVTVTGLHMHIGSGTDLEHLSEVCEAMERVAMEVGRTVTTISAGGGLPVPYSESETYVDLDKYFQLWDATRNRVSESFGHPVTLEIEPGRYLSAESGFLIAEVRSVKKVGDNLFVLLDAGFNDLARPVMYGAQHPISVCAADGAAVDDRETVEAVIGGPLCESGDIFTQREGGFVHSRELPMCRVGDYVILENAGAYGFVMASNYNSKTRAAEVLIEQGQAKLIRKRETFDDLIRNEIIPE; this is translated from the coding sequence ATGGCCACGCTTTCAACCCCCACGTTCTCGACCAGTCGCCATCAAATTGCGGGATTGTCCGTCGCAGAGTTGGCAAAGCAGTATGGCACCCCGCTGTACGTGTACGACCTCCGTTTGATCGAGCAGCGGATCGCGGATTTGAGTGCGTTTGATGTGATCCGCTACGCCCAAAAAGCGTGTGGGAACATCGCGATTCTCGATCGCATGCGGAAACACAACGTCGTCGTTGATGCGGTCAGCTGCGGCGAAATTCAACGCGCGCTGGCGGCGGGGTATTCGCCCCAAGGCCACGAAATCGTCTACACCGCGGACATCTTTGACGCCGCCGCATTGGACTTGATCGTCCAACACAAGCTGCACGTCAATTGCGGATCGCCCGACATGATCTCGCAATTAGGCGAGCGTCTGCCGGGTGCCGACGTGACGTTGCGGATCAACCCCGGATTTGGACACGGCCACAGCCAGAAAACCAACACGGGGGGCCAGCAGAGCAAGCATGGGATCTGGCACACACAAATCGACGACTGCTTGCGACGGGCCGACCAGCACGGTGTGACCGTGACCGGGCTGCACATGCATATCGGCTCGGGCACCGACCTGGAACACCTGAGCGAAGTTTGTGAAGCGATGGAACGCGTGGCGATGGAAGTCGGACGCACCGTCACGACCATCAGCGCCGGTGGTGGATTGCCGGTCCCGTACAGCGAGTCGGAAACGTACGTCGATTTGGACAAGTACTTTCAATTGTGGGACGCCACCCGCAATCGGGTCAGCGAATCGTTCGGGCATCCGGTCACGCTGGAAATTGAACCGGGACGCTACTTGTCGGCCGAGTCGGGGTTCTTGATTGCGGAAGTCCGCAGCGTCAAAAAGGTCGGCGATAACCTGTTCGTGTTGCTCGATGCGGGGTTCAACGACCTGGCGCGACCGGTCATGTATGGCGCCCAGCATCCGATCTCGGTCTGTGCCGCTGATGGTGCGGCGGTCGACGATCGTGAGACCGTCGAAGCGGTCATCGGCGGCCCGCTCTGTGAATCCGGCGACATCTTCACCCAACGCGAGGGCGGGTTCGTCCACAGTCGTGAATTGCCGATGTGCCGCGTCGGCGATTATGTGATTTTGGAAAATGCCGGCGCCTACGGTTTCGTCATGGCTAGCAACTACAACAGCAAGACCCGCGCGGCCGAGGTGCTGATCGAACAGGGCCAGGCCAAACTGATTCGCAAGCGGGAAACGTTTGACGATCTGATCCGCAACGAGATCATTCCGGAGTGA
- the carA gene encoding glutamine-hydrolyzing carbamoyl-phosphate synthase small subunit encodes MTRIAKLALEDGTVYTGEGFGAEGEIYGEVVFNTSMTGYQEILTDPSYRGQIVTMTYPEIGNYGINSIDVEHETPSLAGFIVREESRIFSNYRAEGALSAYLEQHGIVALAGIDTRSLVRRIREMGAMRGILSTSDLDDASLVEKAKNSPGLVGRDLVREVMPSEARQWDSRLDEWTATEIARGANPTANGSANIVCMDFGMKWNIPRHFASRGNQVTVVPGDTRADDILKLNPDGVFLSNGPGDPEPLDYAHKTIAELIGKTPLFGICLGHQLLSLACGAKTFKLKFGHRGANQPVLDLQTGKVEITTQNHGFAVEESSLPDCLEITHRNLNDDTIAGVRHREAKAFGVQHHPEASSGPHDSHYLFDRFQSVVAKG; translated from the coding sequence ATGACCCGAATCGCGAAACTCGCACTCGAAGACGGCACGGTTTACACCGGAGAAGGCTTCGGCGCCGAAGGCGAAATCTACGGTGAAGTCGTATTCAACACCTCGATGACCGGTTACCAGGAAATCCTGACCGACCCCAGTTATCGCGGTCAAATTGTGACGATGACGTACCCGGAGATCGGAAACTACGGCATCAATTCGATCGACGTCGAGCACGAAACGCCTTCCCTGGCCGGCTTTATCGTTCGCGAAGAGAGCCGAATTTTCAGTAACTATCGCGCCGAAGGAGCCTTGTCGGCCTACCTGGAACAACACGGCATCGTCGCCCTGGCAGGAATCGACACGCGTTCGCTGGTGCGACGCATCCGCGAGATGGGTGCGATGCGGGGGATCCTGTCAACGAGCGACTTGGACGACGCCTCGCTGGTCGAAAAAGCGAAAAATAGCCCCGGGCTGGTTGGCCGAGACCTGGTCCGCGAGGTGATGCCCTCCGAAGCGCGGCAATGGGATAGCCGCCTGGATGAATGGACCGCGACGGAAATCGCGCGGGGCGCCAACCCGACCGCCAACGGTTCGGCCAATATCGTCTGCATGGACTTCGGCATGAAATGGAATATCCCACGGCACTTCGCCTCGCGAGGGAACCAGGTCACCGTCGTTCCGGGCGACACCCGTGCCGACGACATCCTGAAACTCAACCCCGATGGCGTGTTCCTGTCGAACGGGCCGGGGGACCCCGAACCGCTAGATTATGCCCACAAGACCATTGCGGAACTGATCGGCAAGACGCCGCTGTTCGGCATCTGTCTCGGACACCAATTGCTCTCGCTGGCCTGCGGTGCGAAGACGTTCAAGCTGAAGTTCGGTCACCGGGGGGCTAACCAACCGGTGCTGGATTTGCAAACCGGGAAAGTTGAAATCACGACCCAGAACCACGGTTTTGCCGTCGAAGAGTCGTCGCTGCCGGATTGCCTGGAAATCACACACCGAAACCTGAACGACGACACGATCGCGGGCGTTCGGCACCGAGAGGCCAAAGCGTTTGGCGTTCAGCATCACCCCGAAGCATCCTCGGGGCCGCACGACAGCCACTACCTGTTCGATCGCTTCCAGAGCGTGGTCGCGAAAGGGTAA
- a CDS encoding succinate dehydrogenase cytochrome b558 subunit, with translation MSDSNSDSSSELSFFTKHEFAIRRLHSLTGIVPLGLYMCVHLTTNASLLGSVEIFQRAVFLIHSPGPLLPLIEWGGIFLPLIFHAVLGIWIAKTGKTNSSQYRFTSNRRYSWQRWTGFIGLVYLFLHVMHLHGGVHAEGWMNAIDKIGFGQFSPYNAGSSLVAAMNLGYGVIWPVIYLVGVLALVYHFINGIWTAGITWGLWISPQAQARATKVCVALGVVLTVVSLAAWAGAVFPGEDDVAEMRAIEDRMYEAGVVAGTVPENEHKRDSRGRAAVDCETEDAEGGEQASLDDTKPAS, from the coding sequence GTGTCCGACTCCAACTCCGATTCAAGCAGCGAGCTGTCGTTTTTCACCAAACACGAATTTGCGATCCGCCGACTCCACTCGCTGACGGGGATCGTGCCGCTGGGACTTTACATGTGCGTTCACTTGACGACGAACGCCAGTTTGTTGGGCAGTGTCGAGATCTTTCAGCGCGCCGTGTTCTTGATCCACAGCCCCGGCCCGCTGTTGCCGCTGATCGAATGGGGGGGCATTTTCCTGCCGCTGATTTTCCACGCCGTGCTGGGCATCTGGATCGCCAAGACCGGGAAAACCAACAGCAGCCAGTACCGGTTCACCAGCAACCGCCGCTACAGCTGGCAGCGATGGACCGGGTTCATCGGCTTGGTGTATCTGTTCCTGCACGTGATGCACTTGCACGGCGGGGTTCACGCCGAGGGCTGGATGAACGCGATCGACAAGATCGGATTCGGTCAATTCAGCCCCTACAACGCAGGCAGCTCGTTAGTGGCGGCGATGAATCTCGGTTACGGCGTCATCTGGCCGGTGATTTACTTGGTCGGTGTGCTGGCCTTGGTTTATCACTTCATCAACGGAATCTGGACCGCCGGGATCACCTGGGGACTGTGGATTTCCCCCCAAGCTCAGGCACGGGCGACCAAGGTTTGTGTGGCGCTGGGCGTCGTTTTGACGGTTGTCTCCCTGGCGGCCTGGGCGGGCGCCGTCTTCCCAGGCGAAGACGATGTTGCGGAGATGCGTGCGATCGAAGACCGCATGTACGAAGCGGGCGTCGTCGCCGGCACGGTCCCCGAAAACGAGCACAAACGTGACTCCCGCGGGCGGGCGGCGGTCGACTGCGAAACCGAGGACGCCGAGGGCGGCGAACAAGCATCTCTGGACGACACGAAACCGGCATCCTGA
- a CDS encoding O-fucosyltransferase family protein, translating to MMILSRRYGQLGNRLVLYSHLIAAARHYRVEFRNPSFAEYADLFPSTRDDVWCRYDAHLRPSPNHRPSRRQPSQRCRNALMHTMQAVAKSMNAIGMRHYPAKVIRLGAGEICDLEGDRFRSAIESGRTLLLQGWLFRSPRLLEQHWPHIRPFFSVSKTDRDAIDQRIRQARRESDVLVGVHIRRGDYADFLGGQYYYDDELYSRWMHSVCDQLPGRRVRFLVCSNEQLDEKAFAGLKISRGPGTALRDMYALAETDWMMGPPSTFTGWAALIGNRPRLELESREYRVVVPQPDTSQPFVEQVAA from the coding sequence ATGATGATACTCTCTCGACGGTACGGCCAACTCGGGAATCGGCTGGTCCTCTATTCGCACTTGATCGCGGCGGCTCGGCACTATCGGGTTGAGTTCCGCAATCCCAGCTTCGCCGAGTATGCGGACCTGTTTCCCAGCACGCGGGACGACGTTTGGTGTCGCTATGACGCGCACCTGAGGCCGTCTCCCAACCACCGCCCGTCTCGACGTCAGCCTTCACAGCGTTGTCGCAATGCTTTGATGCACACCATGCAGGCGGTGGCGAAATCGATGAACGCCATCGGGATGCGTCATTATCCGGCCAAGGTGATTCGCTTGGGGGCCGGCGAAATTTGCGATTTGGAAGGCGACCGGTTTCGCAGCGCGATCGAATCCGGTCGGACGCTATTGTTGCAGGGCTGGCTGTTTCGCAGTCCGCGACTGTTGGAACAGCATTGGCCGCACATCCGTCCATTCTTTTCCGTGTCCAAGACCGATCGAGATGCGATCGATCAGCGGATTCGTCAGGCGCGGCGCGAGAGCGATGTGTTGGTCGGCGTTCACATCCGCCGCGGCGACTATGCCGATTTCCTGGGCGGGCAATATTACTACGACGACGAACTGTATTCGCGATGGATGCACAGCGTCTGCGATCAATTGCCCGGGCGGCGGGTCCGGTTTTTGGTTTGCAGCAACGAGCAATTGGACGAAAAAGCGTTTGCCGGTCTCAAGATCAGCCGGGGGCCGGGCACGGCGTTGCGGGACATGTACGCGTTGGCGGAAACGGATTGGATGATGGGGCCGCCCAGCACGTTCACCGGCTGGGCCGCGCTGATCGGCAATCGTCCGCGTCTGGAATTGGAATCTCGCGAGTACCGCGTTGTCGTTCCGCAGCCGGATACGTCCCAGCCGTTCGTGGAGCAGGTTGCGGCCTGA
- a CDS encoding toprim domain-containing protein — protein sequence MTFITQKTKLIDCSPTRRSAQSGAQGMDRPYRELFVVEGDSASKAVARVRDARFQAVLPMQGKPMNATKASDAAVRKNQWYTALIDALGAGWHAEDLADLRYDRVLFLFDPDADGIHCGALMLLFFDTYLRPLLDANRVSLVKSPLFEIRAHGYADTLHAYSEDHLQRIRSVLDEKRIQHRHHRYRGLASLAESTLRELCVDPNSRTAYLLQHTDALAAGEIFGRQCG from the coding sequence ATGACATTTATCACCCAAAAAACCAAACTGATCGATTGCTCGCCGACCCGACGCTCCGCCCAAAGCGGTGCCCAAGGGATGGACCGGCCGTACCGCGAGCTGTTTGTCGTCGAAGGCGATTCGGCGTCCAAAGCCGTCGCCCGGGTTCGCGACGCCCGATTCCAAGCCGTGTTGCCGATGCAAGGCAAGCCGATGAACGCGACCAAGGCGTCGGATGCCGCGGTGCGAAAGAACCAGTGGTACACCGCGCTGATCGACGCCTTGGGCGCCGGATGGCACGCCGAAGACCTGGCGGACCTGCGTTACGATCGCGTCCTTTTTCTGTTCGACCCCGACGCCGACGGAATTCACTGCGGGGCGTTGATGCTGCTGTTCTTTGACACGTACCTGCGACCGCTGTTGGACGCCAATCGTGTCTCGCTGGTCAAATCGCCGTTGTTCGAAATCCGCGCCCACGGCTATGCCGACACGCTGCATGCCTACAGCGAAGATCATCTGCAACGCATCCGCAGCGTCCTGGATGAAAAGCGGATTCAACATCGCCATCATCGCTATCGCGGATTGGCCAGCCTGGCGGAGTCAACGCTACGCGAGTTGTGCGTCGATCCGAATTCCAGAACGGCGTACTTGCTGCAGCACACCGACGCGTTGGCTGCCGGAGAGATTTTTGGTCGGCAATGCGGCTAA
- a CDS encoding carbon-nitrogen hydrolase gives MNESVPRRSVRIGLLQMSYAGSLDQMLDEVEKRVDEAASESVQIVCLQELFATPYPCQEEDHCNFDFAETLEGPSVRRMQTLAKRHEMVIVAPIFERRAAGVYHNTAVVIDWDGSIAGTYRKMHIPDDPLYYEKFYFTPGDLGFRTIQTRYAKLGVGVCWDQWFPEAARLFALAGAEILFYPTAIGWIDGEKEEFGAGQLDAWQTSMRAHAIANGLWLGAPNRVGKEGQVEFWGSSFVVSPRGEVVAQGGDSDEQVLCVDCNLDEIDVVRTHWPFLRDRRIDAYEGLCKRLID, from the coding sequence ATGAACGAAAGCGTGCCCCGTCGAAGCGTACGAATCGGACTGTTGCAAATGTCGTACGCCGGCTCTCTGGACCAAATGCTCGACGAAGTGGAAAAACGGGTCGATGAAGCGGCGTCCGAATCCGTCCAGATCGTCTGTCTTCAAGAGCTTTTTGCAACCCCCTACCCCTGCCAGGAAGAGGATCACTGCAATTTTGACTTTGCCGAAACTCTGGAAGGGCCATCGGTGCGGCGGATGCAGACGCTTGCCAAACGGCACGAAATGGTGATCGTGGCCCCGATTTTTGAACGCCGCGCCGCCGGCGTCTACCACAACACCGCGGTCGTGATCGACTGGGACGGCAGCATCGCCGGCACCTATCGCAAGATGCACATCCCGGACGACCCGCTGTACTACGAAAAGTTTTACTTCACGCCGGGCGACCTGGGGTTTCGCACCATCCAGACCCGCTATGCCAAACTGGGCGTGGGCGTGTGCTGGGACCAGTGGTTCCCCGAAGCGGCGCGATTGTTCGCCCTGGCCGGAGCAGAGATCCTGTTCTACCCCACCGCGATCGGCTGGATCGATGGTGAAAAAGAGGAATTCGGTGCGGGCCAGTTGGATGCCTGGCAGACGTCGATGCGAGCCCACGCGATCGCCAACGGGCTGTGGCTGGGCGCCCCCAATCGGGTCGGCAAAGAAGGACAAGTCGAGTTCTGGGGATCCTCGTTTGTGGTCTCCCCGCGAGGCGAAGTCGTCGCGCAAGGCGGTGATTCGGACGAGCAGGTGCTGTGCGTCGACTGTAACCTGGATGAGATCGATGTCGTGCGAACGCACTGGCCTTTCCTGCGCGACCGACGCATCGACGCCTACGAGGGGCTTTGCAAACGTTTGATCGATTAA
- a CDS encoding 3-hydroxyacyl-CoA dehydrogenase family protein → MQPPCSQWPDDLPRVLLVGSGVVGRAIADAHASREIPFCLADQDGDALRAAAQSFADAGLSTRECSPPVDSLHGIVVGKNESTDASQTPIVIESIVEQLDAKQDLMASIQQGLGSDVVLCSNTSTLRIDEIAGRRLDCPERVCGMHFFMPVHARAAVEVVAGRRSDDDAIQAVVQHATRLGKRAIRCQDGPGFVVNRMLSPYLNQALLLLCRGASEDQIERAALAYGMPLSPLELIDWIGAPTMYHAGRAFCSAFPHRVDPSPLVPALLKRKRLGRAVGKGLYDYSDGRRSRALAEETQTLIETYRTDRREFSNGDVLLLLSIPMWIEATCLLKEDIADSMATVDLAMAGGLGFTSDANWSDFFNQLGQQRIEDTIDRWQSEFRSMRMPETK, encoded by the coding sequence ATGCAGCCACCTTGTTCCCAATGGCCCGACGACTTGCCCCGCGTCCTGCTGGTCGGTTCCGGTGTGGTCGGCCGAGCGATCGCCGATGCCCATGCGAGTCGTGAGATTCCGTTTTGCCTGGCCGACCAAGATGGCGACGCACTGCGTGCCGCGGCCCAATCGTTTGCCGATGCGGGTCTTTCGACACGCGAGTGCTCGCCGCCGGTTGACTCGTTGCACGGCATCGTGGTCGGCAAAAACGAGTCGACCGACGCGTCACAGACACCGATCGTGATCGAGTCCATCGTCGAACAATTGGATGCCAAGCAAGACTTGATGGCGTCGATTCAACAAGGCCTTGGGAGCGATGTCGTGTTGTGCAGCAACACATCGACGCTGAGGATCGATGAAATTGCCGGTCGCCGGCTCGATTGCCCCGAACGAGTTTGCGGAATGCACTTCTTCATGCCCGTTCATGCCCGTGCGGCGGTGGAAGTGGTCGCGGGACGGCGCAGCGACGACGACGCCATCCAAGCGGTCGTCCAACATGCCACGCGTCTGGGGAAACGAGCGATTCGATGCCAGGACGGCCCAGGGTTTGTCGTCAACCGAATGCTTTCGCCCTACCTGAATCAAGCGTTGCTGTTGCTGTGCCGAGGGGCGAGCGAAGACCAGATCGAGCGCGCGGCCTTGGCGTACGGAATGCCGCTGTCTCCGTTGGAGTTGATCGATTGGATCGGAGCACCCACGATGTATCATGCCGGCAGGGCGTTTTGCAGCGCTTTTCCACATCGGGTCGATCCGTCGCCGCTGGTGCCGGCACTGCTGAAACGCAAACGGCTCGGCCGCGCCGTCGGTAAGGGGCTGTACGATTACAGCGACGGGCGGCGCAGTCGCGCGCTGGCCGAAGAAACGCAAACGCTGATCGAAACCTACCGAACCGATCGGCGTGAGTTTTCAAATGGCGACGTGTTGCTGTTGCTGTCGATTCCGATGTGGATCGAAGCGACATGTCTGTTGAAAGAAGACATCGCCGATTCGATGGCAACCGTCGACTTGGCGATGGCCGGTGGGCTGGGATTCACCAGCGATGCGAACTGGTCAGACTTTTTCAACCAACTGGGCCAGCAGCGGATCGAGGATACGATCGACAGATGGCAATCCGAATTCAGGTCGATGCGAATGCCTGAGACCAAATGA